The Acidaminococcus fermentans DSM 20731 sequence GAAACATGTGAATGTGGACAAGAAGACCGGCGCCATCCTGGTGAACAAAAAGAATCTGGGACTGGTCCGGCCCGGGGGAAACATGAGCAGCCGGGAACGGACCTATCTGGTGGCCGGCAGCCTGGCCCGGGTCTACCACGAACAACCTTCCGTACAACCTTCTGCTGAGCAGGACGGCAGCGATCTGTATTTCGGAGGCCGGCGGATCATGAGCCTCCAGTACGGAGATGACGGTGCCGCCTGGGTGGAAAAGCTGAACAAGGCAGCGGGGAAAGGGAAACAACCTGTAAAACAACCAGTTGTTTCCAATAAAAAAGGCGCTGTGAAAAAATCATTCACAGCGCCTTAAATTTGCCAGCGTAAGCTGGCTTCCATCGGCTAGAGACTAGTGACTAGAGACTAGTGACGGGGATGTGAAAATCATTTTTTCACATCCCCTTGTCAGTGGTCAATGGTCAATTGCCGATGGAAATTAATTTTGCAAATTGATTTTGAAACAGCATAAACCGTAGGGGGCGCAGGCCCGGCGCCCCGCCCAAAGCACTCATCATCAGCGTTCAGTCGGGCTGCCCGGCGTGCAGCCCCTACAGTTCCGATTGATACAAGCAAAAATTTGCCTGCAAATTTTATCCTTCGGCCGTTGACAGGATTGTTGCACAAGCCGTGCAGCAACCCTTTATTTCATCTCTTCCGGCAGAATCAGATTCAGCACCACAGCCACCACGAACACCACGGCCACGCAGTTTTCGGCGAAGACGCTTTTCATCAGATCCGGGAAGATCTTGAAGATGGCGGGGTTTTGGGTGAACCCGATGCCGATGGACAGGCTCAGGGCCGCAATGATCATGTTCCGCTGGCTGTAGCCGCAGCTGCCCAGCATCCGCACCCCGCTGACCACGATGGAGCCGAACATCATCAGGGTGCAGCCCCCCAGCACCGCTTCCGGCAGGGACGCCAGGATCACTCCCAGCACCGGGAACAGACCGGCCAGAATCATAATGGCCGCACCGCTGGCCACCGCTTTCCGGTTCACCACATGGGTCATGGCAATGAGCCCCACGTTCTGGCTGAAGGACGTGATGGGCAAGCACCCGAACAGGGAGGACAGGGCACTGATGAACCCGTCCACGCCAATGGACCCTTCGATTTCCTTATCCGTGGCATTCCGGCCAAAGCCCATGACCGTCAGCGCCGACGTATCCCCCAGGGTTTCCGTGGCGGATACCAGGAAAATCAGGAATACGGAGAAAATGGCGTCCGGATGGAATTCCAGGGCATAGGGCAGGGGCTGGGGCAGGGAGAAGAGCCCGGCAGAACCGATCTTGGACAGATCCACCATACCGTAGAAAAAGGCGGTGATGTACCCCACGATCAGCCCGAAAAG is a genomic window containing:
- a CDS encoding uracil-xanthine permease family protein, translating into MAEEKIQEPGLDLSDPIYRFDGEISLKKAVPFGLQHVLAMFVANIAPILIVTGAVKMPTEQAAALIQAAMIMAGVGSLFQMFPVGPLGSRLPIIMGISFTFVSTFCVIGAKYGYGAILGAALVGGCLEGCLGLIARWWRRFIPPIVSASVVTSIGFSLLGIGANSFGGGFGNPHFGEAPYMIVGTVTLVSCLVFNIKAKSFYKQLSVLFGLIVGYITAFFYGMVDLSKIGSAGLFSLPQPLPYALEFHPDAIFSVFLIFLVSATETLGDTSALTVMGFGRNATDKEIEGSIGVDGFISALSSLFGCLPITSFSQNVGLIAMTHVVNRKAVASGAAIMILAGLFPVLGVILASLPEAVLGGCTLMMFGSIVVSGVRMLGSCGYSQRNMIIAALSLSIGIGFTQNPAIFKIFPDLMKSVFAENCVAVVFVVAVVLNLILPEEMK